From Camelina sativa cultivar DH55 chromosome 7, Cs, whole genome shotgun sequence, one genomic window encodes:
- the LOC104700102 gene encoding multiple organellar RNA editing factor 2, chloroplastic: protein MALPLSGTSHLTCALLLSNTTTVLAPPRIPSSVRCGGSRLGCSTRFFSIRCGANRSGSAYSPLNSGSNFSDRPPTEMAPLFPGCDYEHWLIVMDKPGGEGATKQQMIDCYIQTLAKVVGSEEEATKRIYNVSCERYLGFGCEIDEETSTKLEGLPGVLFVLPDSYVDPENKDYGAELFVNGEIVQRSPERQRRVEPQPQRAQDRPRYNDRTRYSRRRENTR from the exons ATGGCCTTGCCTTTGTCTGGCACGAGCCACCTCACGTGCGCTCTCCTCCTCTCTAATACAACAACAGTATTAGCTCCTCCTCGGATTCCTTCCTCTGTTCGCTGCGGTGGATCTCGGTTAGGTTGCTCGACCCGGTTCTTCTCAATCCGATGCGGAGCTAACCGGTCAGGCTCTGCTTACTCGCCGCTTAACTCTGGCTCTAACTTTAGCGATCGACCTCCGACGGAGATGGCTCCTTTGTTTCCGGGATGTGATTACGAGCACTGGCTTATTGTTATGGATAAACCTGGCGGCGAAGGTGCGACGAAGCAGCAGATGATTGATTGTTACATTCAAACCTTAGCTAAAGTCGTTGGAAG tgAGGAAGAGGCGACGAAGAGGATTTACAATGTTTCGTGTGAGAGATATTTAGGGTTTGGCTGTgagattgatgaagagacaTCTACTAAGCTTGAAG GTTTACCCGGTGTTCTGTTTGTGCTTCCTGATTCCTATGTGGATCCTGAAAACAAGGATTATGGAG CTGAGTTGTTTGTTAATGGAGAGATAGTCCAACGATCACCAGAGAGGCAGAGGCGGGTTGAGCCACAGCCACAGAGAGCCCAAGATAGACCGAGATACAATGACCGAACTCGATACTCCCGCCGCAGAGAGAACACAAGATGA
- the LOC104700103 gene encoding uncharacterized protein LOC104700103 isoform X1 — translation MTHHHRRESFSVTTSNMGGSVVLCPNTDLLWPFGKLEGLDRDDIRETAYEIFFTACRSSPGFGGRTALTFYSNHNSNDNHGDGGGGIGSGGSSGAGSGFGFGSSGRKEVVTTPTSRVKRALGLKMLKRSPSRRMSTIGAAGGAGTSLSPGGGMNSSSGHISPGAGFLTVPPSRPRRPLTSAEIMRQQMKVTEQSDSRLRKTLLRTLVGQTGRRAETIILPLELLRHLKTSEFGDVHEYQLWQRRQLKVIEAGLLLHPSIPLDKTNNFAMRLREIVRQSETKTIDTSKASDTMRTLTNVVVSLSWRGTNGNPTDVCHWADGYPLNIHLYVALLQSIFDVRDETLVLDEIDELLELMKKTWSTLGITRPIHNLCFTWVLFHQYVVTSQMETDLLGASHAMLAEVANDAKKPDREALYVKLLNSTLASMQGWTEKRLLSYHDYFQRGNVGLIENLLPLALSSSRILGEDVTISQGKGQEKGDVKLVDHSGDRVDYYIRSSIKNAFSKVIENTQAKIAATDEGEEAAGTLLQLAKETEELALRERECFSPILKRWHSVAAGVASVSLHQCYGSILMQYLAGRSFISRDTVEVLQTAGKLEKVLVQMVAEDTEECDDGGKGLVREMVPYEVDSIILRLLRQWIEEKLKRVQECLFRAKETETWNPKSKSEPYAQSAGELMKLAKDTIDEFFEIPIGITEDLVHDIAEGLEQLFQEYTTFVASCGSRQSYIPTLPPLTRCNRDSRFVKLWKRATPCTTPNEDFNHTASVISDGHHPRPSTSRGTQRLYIRLNTLHFLSSHIHSLNKTLSLNPRVLPATRKRYRHRNNNSSSYFDFTYAGIESACQHVSEVAAYRLIFLDSNSVFYESLYVGEVANARIRPALRIMKQNLTLMSAILADRAQSLAMREVMKSSFEAFLMVLLAGGYSRVFYRSDHSLIEEDFENLKRVFCTCGEGLIPEEVVDREAETVEGVIQLMSQPTEQLMEDFSIVTCETSGMGMVGSGQKLPMPPTTGRWNRSDPNTILRVLCHRNDRVANQFLKKSFQLAKRR, via the exons ATGACTCATCATCACCGGCGAGAGTCCTTCTCGGTAACCACCTCTAACATGGGAGGTTCCGTGGTGCTTTGTCCTAATACCGACCTTCTTTGGCCATTTGGGAAGCTTGAAGGGCTTGATCGAGATGATATTCGTGAGACGGCTTATGAGATCTTCTTCACGGCTTGCCGTTCCTCACCGGGGTTTGGAGGTAGGACTGCTCTCACGTTTTACTCTAACCACAATAGCAACGACAATCAtggagatggaggaggaggaatagGATCCGGTGGCTCATCTGGTGCTGGCTctgggtttgggtttgggtcTTCAGGGAGGAAAGAGGTGGTCACGACCCCGACAAGCCGGGTGAAACGGGCTTTAGGCTTGAAGATGCTTAAACGTTCTCCGTCTAGGCGAATGTCCACCATAGGTGCCGCTGGAGGAGCTGGAACTTCTCTATCCCCCGGTGGCGGAATGAACAGTAGTTCGGGACATATTAGTCCTGGAGCCGGGTTCTTGACGGTCCCGCCTTCTAGACCTAGAAGACCCTTGACCTCGGCGGAGATCATGAGGCAGCAAATGAAGGTGACAGAACAAAGTGACAGTCGGCTTCGAAAAACCCTGTTGAGAACGCTTGTTGGCCAA ACGGGTAGACGAGCAGAGACGATAATCTTACCGTTAGAGCTTCTCCGACACTTGAAAACGTCAGAGTTTGGTGATGTACACGAGTACCAACTCTGGCAACGACGGCAACTTAAAGTCATTGAAGctggtcttcttcttcatccatcaATTCCTCTGGACAAAACCAACAACTTTGCAATGCGTCTAAGAGAAATTGTCAGACAAAGCGAGACAAAAACCATTGACACAAGCAAAGCCTCAGACACAATGAGAACACTCACCAACGTCGTCGTGTCTTTATCTTGGCGTGGCACTAATGGAAATCCAACTGATGTTTGTCACTGGGCTGACGGTTACCCTCTCAACATTCATCTTTATGTTGCTCTGTTGCAGTCAATATTTGATGTCAGAGACGAGACGTTAGTACTCGATGAGATCGATGAGCTTCTTGAGCTAATGAAGAAGACTTGGTCAACACTAGGGATCACACGACCAATACATAATCTGTGTTTCACATGGGTTTTGTTTCATCAGTACGTTGTAACGTCACAAATGGAAACAGACTTGCTCGGCGCTTCTCATGCTATGTTGGCTGAAGTTGCCAATGACGCTAAGAAGCCTGATCGCGAAGCCCTCTATGTGAAACTATTAAACTCGACACTGGCCTCTATGCAAGGATGGACCGAGAAAAG GTTATTGAGCTACCATGATTATTTCCAAAGAGGTAACGTGGGATTGATAGAAAATCTTCTGCCATTGGCATTATCATCGTCGAGGATCTTGGGAGAAGATGTGACGATTTCTCAAGGGAAAGGACAAGAGAAAGGTGATGTGAAATTAGTGGATCATTCAGGAGATCGCGTCGATTATTACATAAGATCTTCCATTAAAAACGCATTTTCtaag GTGATAGAAAACACGCAAGCTAAGATCGCAGCTacagatgaaggagaagaagcggCTGGAACATTGTTGCAGCTAGCTAAGGAAACAGAGGAGCTAGCGTTAAGGGAACGCGAATGTTTCAGCCCGATACTCAAGAGATGGCACTCGGTTGCTGCTGGTGTTGCCTCAGTGTCACTTCACCAGTGTTATGGCTCAATCTTGATGCAATATTTAGCTGGAAGATCGTTTATCTCGAGAGATACTGTTGAGGTTTTGCAAACGGCAGGGAAGCTTGAGAAGGTCTTGGTGCAGATGGTGGCTGAAGATACAGAAGAATGCGATGACGGTGGAAAAGGACTTGTACGAGAGATGGTTCCCTATGAAGTTGATTCAATTATACTGCGCCTTTTGAGACAATGGATAGAAGAGAAGCTCAAGAGAGTTCAAGAGTGTTTATTTAGAGCAAAGGAAACTGAA ACGTGGAACCCGAAATCCAAATCAGAACCTTACGCACAGTCCGCGGGAGAGCTGATGAAGCTAGCGAAGGATACCATCGATGAGTTCTTCGAAATACCTATCGGGATTACAGAAGATCTAGTTCATGATATCGCTGAAGGATTGGAACAACTCTTTCAGGAATACACCACATTTGTTGCATCTTGCG GATCAAGACAGAGTTACATTCCTACATTACCTCCTCTTACAAGATGTAACCGAGATTCAAGATTCGTTAAACTATGGAAGAGAGCTACACCGTGTACTACCCCCAACGAAGATTTCAACCACACGGCATCTGTGATTTCGGACGGCCACCATCCACGCCCGTCCACAAGCCGTGGGACACAACGTCTATACATTCGTCTCAACACGTTACATTTCCTAAGCTCTCATATCCACTCCTTAAACAAAACACTCTCTTTAAACCCGAGGGTACTTCCCGCAACTAGAAAACGCTACCGCCATCGAAACAACAACTCATCTTCCTACTTCGACTTCACATACGCTGGAATCGAATCAGCTTGCCAACACGTTTCAGAAGTCGCGGCTTACCGTTTGATATTCCTCGATTCGAACTCTGTTTTCTACGAGAGTCTTTACGTAGGAGAAGTCGCGAACGCGAGGATCAGACCGGCGTTACGGATCATGAAACAGAACTTAACACTGATGTCAGCGATTCTCGCGGATCGAGCTCAATCACTAGCGATGAGGGAGGTTATGAAATCATCATTCGAAGCGTTCTTGATGGTCCTTCTCGCCGGTGGATACTCCCGGGTGTTCTATAGATCGGATCACAGTCTCATCGAAGAAGACTTCGAGAACTTGAAAAGGGTGTTTTGCACTTGTGGCGAAGGGTTGATACCTGAGGAAGTGGTGGACAGAGAGGCAGAGACAGTGGAAGGAGTGATTCAGCTAATGAGTCAACCAACAGAACAACTTATGGAAGATTTTAGCATCGTGACTTGCGAGACAAGTGGGATGGGGATGGTTGGATCTGGACAGAAGCTGCCAATGCCTCCAACTACTGGAAGATGGAACAGGTCTGATCCTAACACGATCTTGAGGGTTCTTTGTCATAGAAACGATCGTGTCGCTAATCAGTTCTTGAAAAAATCGTTTCAATTGGCTAAACGGAGGTGA